The Euphorbia lathyris chromosome 8, ddEupLath1.1, whole genome shotgun sequence genome has a window encoding:
- the LOC136203923 gene encoding serine/threonine-protein kinase STY46-like, whose amino-acid sequence MIVTGNSQRQSKKWNMFSPRQSPQQQQAGTGFCRSLNDCMSMNQSPHHHPKSKMELQVADLEREVGKEKELRIMYRKRMERTHDYLKYCLQIAQNNGFLDLIVNRNKNDDEIQHAALSSPLIAPAPNTCPHLAPLISQANLNGWHIHHQEIELHDKIGQGSTADIYRATWRGIDVAVKCMYPDFFLKNESGVSFFAQEVDTLSRQRHRFVLQLMGACLDPPHHAWVVTELLGITLKEWVHGNNSGRRKERSIPLPPLEERIDRAVEIAQAMQYLHQQTPKLIHRDLKPTNIFLDDAFHVRVADFGHARFLTDEDMALTGETGTYIYMAPEVIRCEPYDEKCDVYSFAIILNEIITGDHPYIETDFGPSKIAMEVAEGYLRPMLPEDNGKLGELINLICLSWDQDASVRPTFATITSNLKQIRTKLMNSMS is encoded by the exons ATGATAGTTACAGGGAACAGCCAGAGGCAGTCCAAGAAGTGGAATATGTTCAGTCCGAGGCAGTCTCCGCAGCAGCAGCAGGCTGGGACTGGTTTCTGTCGGAGTCTCAATGATTGCATGAGTATGAATCAGTCTCCACACCATCACCCTAAATCTAAAATGGAGCTTCAG GTAGCAGACCTGGAGAGGGAAGTTGGCAAAGAAAAGGAGCTGAGGATAATGTACAGGAAGAGAATGGAAAGAACACATGACTATCTCAAATACTGTCTTCAGATTGCCCAAAACAACGGATTCCTTGACCTCATCGTTAACAGGAACAAAAACGACGACGAAATTCAACACGCCGCTCTTTCTTCTCCATTAATCGCCCCCGCCCCTAACACTTGTCCTCATCTTGCACCCCTCATTTCTCAAGCCAACCTCAACGGCTGGCACATTCATCATCAAGAGATAGAATTGCATGATAAAATAGGACAAGGAAGCACAGCAGATATCTACAGAGCAACATGGCGAGGTATAGATGTGGCAGTCAAATGCATGTACCCAGATTTCTTCCTCAAAAACGAAAGTGGAGTCTCATTTTTTGCACAAGAAGTAGATACTTTATCAAGGCAGCGACATCGTTTTGTGCTGCAGTTAATGGGGGCATGCTTGGATCCTCCGCATCACGCTTGGGTTGTGACTGAGTTGTTAGGCATCACACTTAAAGAATGGGTTCATGGGAATAACAGTGGTAGGAGAAAAGAGAGGTCAATTCCACTTCCTCCATTAGAAGAAAGGATTGATAGAGCTGTTGAAATAGCTCAAGCAATGCAGTATCTTCATCAGCAAACACCTAAACTCATTCATCGTGACCTTAAACCAACCAATATATTTCTTGATGATGcttttcatgttagggttgcTGATTTTGGTCATGCTAGATTCTTGACTGATGAAGACATGGCACTCACTGGTGAAACAG GAACATATATTTATATGGCGCCAGAGGTGATCCGATGTGAACCTTATGATGAAAAATGCGATGTTTACAGTTTCGCAATCATACTCAACGAAATTATAACTGGTGATCATCCGTATATTGAAACAGATTTTGGTCCTAGCAAG ATTGCCATGGAAGTTGCGGAAGGATACCTGAGGCCTATGCTTCCAGAGGACAATGGAAAACTTGGTGAACTCATCAACCTTATTTGCCTTTCATGGGATCAAGATGCTTCTGTTAGACCAACTTTTGCAACTATCACTTCTAATCTCAAACAAATTCGAACAAAATTAATGAATTCTATGTCATAG